In Opitutia bacterium, one genomic interval encodes:
- a CDS encoding PTS sugar transporter subunit IIA — MRLDKYITRSRVVDLASADMEGALEELLNLTVDRFPDLDKGALLKGLLRRENTMTTYLGLGVALPHVRAKMGRRYVIAIGRSHYGIRYDGAIESEPVRLVIMLIADERARDYLQVLASLARLLKEQDFVDSLVNAPDLDTVYERLFAGFGGISEKRVQTSSNRVSHIVLKEAEKIARSTGCKALMIFGDTFTGSFETPKWASSLKTYLVTRNLVDGEDHPARYNETIQVRSFSNQRLAQLRSAVLVGLTRGTITFSDRLCCVGGMAGSNQFDTVVVVDVEKEFQTLLSGHADLLPEDVKPEVLERVIGVAMELAVEGREGRPVGCLFVVGDSAKVEKASKPLVLNPFYGYREEDRNILNPFMDETIKEFSSVDGAFIIRGDGVVETAGSLLQAADFNHSLPSGLGSRHAAAAAISVAADCISIVVSSSTGQVTLFRRGVMMPLTEKKVTA; from the coding sequence ATGCGGCTAGACAAATACATCACTCGCAGTCGCGTCGTCGACCTCGCCAGCGCCGACATGGAGGGTGCGCTGGAGGAGTTACTCAACCTCACGGTCGACCGCTTTCCGGATCTCGACAAGGGCGCGCTGCTGAAAGGCCTGCTGCGCCGCGAGAACACGATGACGACCTACCTCGGTCTCGGCGTCGCGCTGCCGCACGTGCGCGCGAAGATGGGCCGCCGTTACGTCATCGCGATCGGCCGCAGTCATTATGGCATCCGCTACGACGGCGCCATCGAGAGCGAGCCGGTGCGGCTCGTGATCATGCTCATCGCCGACGAGCGCGCGCGCGATTACCTGCAGGTGCTCGCCTCGCTCGCGCGGTTGCTGAAGGAACAGGATTTCGTCGATAGCCTCGTCAACGCGCCCGACCTCGACACGGTCTACGAGCGTCTCTTCGCCGGCTTCGGCGGCATCTCGGAAAAACGCGTCCAGACCTCGTCCAATCGCGTCAGCCACATCGTGCTCAAGGAGGCGGAGAAGATCGCCCGCAGCACCGGCTGCAAGGCGCTCATGATTTTCGGCGACACGTTCACCGGCAGCTTCGAGACGCCGAAGTGGGCGAGTTCGCTGAAGACCTACCTCGTCACGCGCAATCTCGTCGACGGCGAGGATCATCCCGCGCGCTACAACGAGACGATCCAGGTTCGCTCGTTCTCGAACCAGCGGCTCGCGCAACTGCGCAGCGCCGTGCTCGTCGGCCTGACGCGCGGCACGATCACGTTTTCGGACCGCCTGTGTTGCGTCGGCGGCATGGCCGGTTCGAACCAGTTCGACACGGTCGTCGTCGTGGACGTGGAAAAAGAGTTTCAGACGCTGCTCTCCGGCCACGCAGACCTCTTGCCGGAGGACGTGAAGCCCGAAGTGCTCGAGCGCGTGATCGGTGTGGCCATGGAGCTCGCCGTTGAGGGCCGCGAAGGCCGCCCGGTGGGTTGCCTGTTCGTTGTCGGCGACAGCGCGAAGGTCGAGAAGGCTTCGAAGCCGCTCGTGCTGAATCCGTTCTATGGCTACCGCGAGGAGGACCGGAACATCCTGAATCCGTTCATGGACGAGACGATCAAGGAGTTCTCGTCGGTCGACGGCGCGTTCATCATTCGCGGCGACGGCGTCGTCGAAACCGCCGGTTCGCTGCTCCAAGCCGCCGATTTCAACCACTCGCTGCCCAGCGGCCTCGGCTCCCGCCACGCGGCTGCCGCGGCGATCTCGGTCGCGGCGGATTGCATTTCCATCGTGGTTTCGTCGAGCACCGGCCAGGTGACGCTCTTCCGTCGCGGCGTGATGATGCCGTTGACGGAGAAGAAGGTAACCGCCTGA